A DNA window from Actinokineospora baliensis contains the following coding sequences:
- a CDS encoding sunset domain-containing protein, with amino-acid sequence MRRPVLWCVLSFLAGVVLTWVYLSRRLAPQPPWVLPTPAVRIPLQSRDDDYTGVSGTLDNAFEGPAAPAGPDGLAPSTDYTVKGIHGVFHTTESPHYSTTTATVWFRTPTDAERAGFTPWNAEETSEP; translated from the coding sequence GTGAGGCGACCGGTTCTGTGGTGCGTGCTGTCGTTCCTGGCTGGTGTGGTCCTGACCTGGGTCTACCTCTCCCGCAGGCTCGCCCCCCAACCCCCCTGGGTTCTCCCCACCCCCGCAGTCAGAATCCCCCTCCAATCCCGAGACGACGACTACACCGGCGTCTCCGGCACCCTCGACAACGCCTTCGAAGGCCCAGCCGCCCCCGCGGGCCCAGACGGCCTAGCCCCCTCCACGGACTACACCGTCAAAGGAATCCACGGCGTCTTCCACACCACCGAGTCCCCCCACTACAGCACCACCACAGCCACAGTCTGGTTCCGCACCCCCACCGACGCCGAACGCGCGGGCTTCACCCCCTGGAACGCCGAAGAAACCAGCGAACCCTAG
- the nuoK gene encoding NADH-quinone oxidoreductase subunit NuoK gives MTPTYYLLLSALLFTIGAVGVLVRRNAIVVFMCIELMLNAVNLSLVTFSRINGSLDGQIMAFFVMVVAAAEVVVGLAIIMSIFRTRRTASVDDSNLLKY, from the coding sequence GTGACCCCGACGTACTACCTGCTGCTGTCCGCGCTGCTGTTCACCATCGGCGCCGTCGGCGTGCTGGTGCGCCGCAACGCCATCGTGGTGTTCATGTGCATCGAGCTGATGCTCAACGCGGTGAACCTGTCGCTGGTGACGTTCTCGCGGATCAACGGCAGCCTCGACGGCCAGATCATGGCGTTCTTCGTCATGGTGGTCGCCGCTGCCGAGGTCGTGGTCGGTCTGGCCATCATCATGTCGATCTTCCGGACCCGCCGGACCGCGTCGGTCGACGACTCCAACCTGCTGAAGTACTAA
- the nuoN gene encoding NADH-quinone oxidoreductase subunit NuoN: MSSVLLLAQEPPAPPKVEAPPVSAIWPILIVLGAACLSVLFEALLPKHLRWPAQVALSLLTIAAAGIKLVTYVADAPAAGETAMFGTLAVDRPALFLWGTLLALSLGAVLLIADRSVEPGGAFVASAAIRPGTIQDRAQVASTGMQTEVFPLTLFALGGMMVFCSANDLLTMFVALEVLSLPLYLMCGLARRRRLLSQEAAVKYFLLGAFASAFFLYGVALLYGYAGSVRLSDIAEAAAGSDRSDTLLFAGMGLLVVGLLFKAAVGPFHTWTPDVYQGAPTPVTAFMAACTKVAAFGGILRVLQVALESTQWEWRGVLWGVAIVSMVIGAVLGLTQTDVKRMIAYSSVAHAGFLLIGSIALTEKGLSSTLFYLLTYGFTTIATFGVISLVRDSSGEATHLSQWAGLAKRSPLLAGVFTFLLLALAGIPLTSGFVGKFVVFEAALADGMAPLVVVALIASAVAAFFYLRVIVLMYFSEPAADGPTVTVPGAFTTAAITLGVIVTLLLGVAPAFALDWASSGVFAIR, from the coding sequence ATGTCCTCCGTGCTCCTGCTCGCGCAGGAGCCACCAGCGCCGCCCAAGGTCGAGGCGCCCCCGGTGTCGGCGATCTGGCCGATCCTGATCGTGCTCGGCGCGGCCTGCCTCAGCGTGCTGTTCGAGGCGCTGCTGCCCAAGCACCTGCGCTGGCCCGCCCAGGTCGCCCTGTCGCTGCTGACCATCGCGGCCGCGGGGATCAAGCTGGTCACCTACGTGGCCGACGCGCCTGCCGCTGGCGAGACCGCGATGTTCGGCACGCTCGCCGTCGACCGGCCCGCGCTGTTCCTGTGGGGCACGCTGCTGGCGCTCTCGCTCGGCGCGGTGTTGCTGATCGCCGACCGCTCGGTGGAACCGGGCGGCGCGTTCGTGGCCAGCGCGGCGATCCGGCCGGGCACCATCCAGGACCGCGCCCAGGTGGCCTCCACCGGGATGCAGACCGAGGTCTTCCCGCTGACGCTGTTCGCGCTCGGCGGCATGATGGTCTTCTGCTCGGCCAACGACCTGCTGACCATGTTCGTGGCGCTGGAAGTGCTGTCGCTGCCGCTGTACCTGATGTGCGGCCTCGCCCGCCGCCGCCGCCTGCTCTCGCAGGAAGCGGCGGTCAAGTACTTCCTGCTCGGCGCGTTCGCCTCGGCGTTCTTCCTCTACGGCGTCGCGCTGCTCTACGGCTACGCGGGTTCGGTGCGGCTCTCCGACATCGCCGAGGCCGCGGCGGGCAGCGACCGCTCCGACACGCTGCTGTTCGCGGGCATGGGCCTGCTGGTGGTCGGCCTGCTGTTCAAGGCGGCCGTCGGTCCGTTCCACACCTGGACCCCGGACGTCTACCAGGGCGCGCCCACCCCGGTCACCGCGTTCATGGCCGCCTGCACCAAGGTCGCCGCGTTCGGCGGGATCCTGCGCGTGCTGCAGGTCGCGCTGGAGTCGACCCAGTGGGAGTGGCGCGGGGTGCTCTGGGGCGTCGCGATCGTCTCCATGGTCATCGGCGCCGTGCTCGGCCTCACCCAGACCGACGTCAAGCGGATGATCGCCTACTCCTCGGTGGCGCACGCGGGCTTCCTGCTCATCGGCTCCATCGCGCTGACCGAGAAGGGCCTGTCGAGCACCCTGTTCTACCTGCTGACCTACGGCTTCACCACGATCGCCACCTTCGGCGTGATCAGCCTGGTCCGCGACTCCTCCGGCGAGGCGACGCACCTGTCGCAGTGGGCCGGGTTGGCCAAGCGCTCGCCGCTGCTGGCCGGGGTGTTCACCTTCCTGCTGCTCGCGCTCGCCGGTATCCCGCTCACCAGCGGGTTCGTCGGCAAGTTCGTGGTGTTCGAGGCCGCGCTTGCCGACGGCATGGCGCCGCTGGTCGTCGTCGCGCTGATCGCCTCGGCGGTCGCGGCGTTCTTCTACCTGCGGGTGATCGTGCTGATGTACTTCAGCGAACCGGCCGCCGACGGCCCCACGGTCACCGTGCCCGGCGCGTTCACCACGGCGGCGATCACCCTCGGCGTCATCGTCACGCTGCTGCTGGGCGTCGCCCCGGCCTTCGCGCTGGACTGGGCTTCCAGCGGCGTGTTCGCCATCCGGTAA
- the nuoI gene encoding NADH-quinone oxidoreductase subunit NuoI produces MSIFDPLKGFGVTFSTMFKKVVTEEYPENFPGTAPRYHGRHQLNRHPDGLEKCVGCELCAWACPADAIFVEGGDNTDEDRYSPGERYGADYQINYLRCIGCGLCIEACPTRSLTMLNDFELADDDRQRLIYTKEQLLAPLLPGMEQPPHPMRLGDNEQDYYVNGPQLARNAEAAK; encoded by the coding sequence GTGAGCATCTTCGACCCCCTGAAGGGCTTCGGGGTCACCTTCTCGACGATGTTCAAGAAGGTCGTCACCGAGGAGTACCCGGAGAACTTCCCCGGCACCGCGCCGCGCTACCACGGCCGCCACCAGCTCAACCGGCACCCGGACGGGCTGGAGAAGTGCGTCGGCTGCGAGCTGTGCGCCTGGGCCTGCCCGGCCGACGCGATCTTCGTCGAGGGCGGCGACAACACCGACGAGGACCGCTACTCCCCCGGTGAGCGCTACGGCGCCGACTACCAGATCAACTACCTGCGCTGCATCGGCTGCGGCCTGTGCATCGAGGCCTGCCCGACCCGGTCGCTGACCATGCTCAACGACTTCGAGCTCGCCGACGACGACCGGCAGCGGCTGATCTACACCAAGGAGCAGCTGCTCGCGCCGCTGCTGCCGGGCATGGAGCAGCCGCCGCACCCGATGCGCCTCGGTGACAACGAGCAGGACTACTACGTCAACGGCCCGCAGCTGGCCCGCAACGCGGAGGCGGCCAAGTGA
- the nuoL gene encoding NADH-quinone oxidoreductase subunit L encodes MNLAGTLADGAQQASGVANLAWLLLVLPAAGAAVLLIGGKRTDKWGHLLGSATVIGAFGYGLLLFFDTTSLAADDRTRNLHLFDWISVNSLSVDLGLRLDPLSLTFVLLITGVGSLIHIYSIGYMSDDRDRRRFFAYLNLFVSAMLLLVLGNSFVTLYFGWEGVGLASYLLIGWYQGKDFAATAAKKAFLMNRVGDVGLALAIFLMFKHMGSTSYDVVFAEIGNQSTGVVVAIGILLLLGACGKSGQFPLQAWLPDAMAGPTPVSALIHAATMVTAGVYLIARSSPLYSLPQAEDARFVVMIIGAITLLIGCVIGCAYDDFKKVLAYSTVSQIGYMILAVGLGPAGYALGILHLLTHGFFKAGLFLGAGSVMHGMNDEGDIRRLGGLAKKMPITFITWTLGYLALIGFPFLSGYFSKDAIISAAFSAGGSRGWVFGGIALFGAGLTAFYMTRLLILVFLGKARWTNLKSEDGRAYHPHESGWTMTLPMIVLAVGSVGAGAVLSGMLPGWLEPSVGELAEVHGPLSHTAVSILTVGISAIGAAIAFAIFGRREQPVTRPQRVSWPVRAARADLYGNHLNEALFARPGVWLTRFLVFVDNRGVDGVVNGIAAGLGGSSGRLRRLQTGFVRSYALSMLGGSILVIAALLMVRFA; translated from the coding sequence ATCAACCTCGCGGGCACCCTCGCGGACGGGGCACAGCAGGCATCCGGGGTCGCCAACCTGGCCTGGCTGCTGCTCGTGCTGCCCGCCGCCGGTGCCGCTGTGCTGCTCATCGGCGGCAAGCGCACCGACAAGTGGGGACACCTGCTCGGTAGCGCCACGGTCATCGGCGCGTTCGGCTACGGCCTGCTGCTGTTCTTCGACACCACCTCGTTGGCTGCCGACGACCGCACGCGCAACCTGCACCTGTTCGACTGGATCTCGGTCAACAGCCTCAGCGTGGACCTGGGACTGCGGCTGGACCCGCTGTCGCTGACCTTCGTGCTGCTGATCACCGGTGTCGGGTCGCTGATCCACATCTACTCGATCGGCTACATGTCCGACGACCGGGACCGGCGGCGGTTCTTCGCCTACCTGAACCTGTTCGTCTCCGCGATGCTGCTGCTGGTGCTGGGCAACAGCTTCGTGACCCTGTACTTCGGCTGGGAGGGCGTCGGTCTTGCCTCCTACCTGCTGATCGGCTGGTACCAGGGCAAGGACTTCGCGGCCACGGCGGCGAAGAAGGCGTTCCTGATGAACCGGGTCGGCGACGTCGGCCTGGCGCTGGCGATCTTCCTGATGTTCAAGCACATGGGCAGCACCTCCTACGACGTGGTGTTCGCCGAGATCGGCAACCAGTCCACCGGCGTCGTGGTGGCCATCGGCATCCTGCTGCTGCTGGGCGCCTGCGGTAAGTCCGGCCAGTTCCCGCTGCAGGCCTGGCTCCCGGACGCCATGGCGGGCCCGACCCCGGTGTCGGCGCTGATCCACGCGGCGACGATGGTGACCGCGGGCGTGTACCTGATCGCCCGCTCCAGCCCGCTGTACTCGCTGCCGCAGGCCGAGGACGCGCGGTTCGTCGTGATGATCATCGGTGCGATCACGCTGCTGATCGGCTGCGTGATCGGCTGCGCCTACGACGACTTCAAGAAGGTGCTGGCCTACTCCACGGTCAGCCAGATCGGGTACATGATCCTGGCCGTCGGCCTCGGCCCGGCCGGGTACGCGCTGGGCATCCTGCACCTGCTCACCCACGGCTTCTTCAAGGCGGGGCTGTTCCTCGGCGCCGGTTCGGTGATGCACGGGATGAACGACGAGGGCGACATCCGCCGCCTCGGCGGGCTGGCCAAGAAGATGCCGATCACCTTCATCACCTGGACGCTGGGCTACCTCGCGCTGATCGGCTTCCCGTTCCTGTCCGGCTACTTCTCCAAGGACGCCATCATCAGCGCCGCGTTCAGCGCCGGTGGCAGCCGCGGCTGGGTCTTCGGCGGCATCGCGCTCTTCGGCGCCGGGCTGACCGCGTTCTACATGACCCGCCTGCTGATCCTGGTGTTCCTGGGCAAGGCCCGGTGGACCAACCTCAAGTCCGAGGACGGTCGGGCCTACCACCCGCACGAGTCCGGCTGGACCATGACGCTGCCGATGATCGTCCTGGCGGTCGGCTCGGTCGGCGCGGGCGCGGTGCTGTCCGGGATGCTGCCCGGCTGGCTGGAGCCCTCGGTCGGCGAACTCGCCGAGGTGCACGGTCCGCTGTCGCACACCGCGGTCTCGATCCTGACCGTCGGCATCTCCGCGATCGGCGCGGCCATCGCGTTCGCCATCTTCGGTCGCCGCGAGCAGCCGGTCACCCGGCCGCAGCGGGTGTCGTGGCCGGTGCGCGCCGCCCGGGCCGACCTCTACGGCAACCACCTCAACGAGGCGCTGTTCGCCCGCCCCGGCGTCTGGCTCACCAGGTTCCTGGTGTTCGTCGACAACCGCGGCGTCGACGGCGTGGTCAACGGCATCGCGGCGGGCCTGGGCGGTAGCTCCGGCCGACTGCGCAGGCTGCAGACCGGCTTCGTCCGCTCGTACGCGCTGTCCATGCTCGGCGGGTCGATCCTGGTGATCGCCGCACTGCTGATGGTGAGGTTCGCATGA
- a CDS encoding sunset domain-containing protein has protein sequence MPFFGQVWVYSLAGFLVGAALCWVLIALPARKRVTELQDRLTAVRKRESRLAAEDSGYTSAALVPGFGDSRDGPGYVQPQRPAKEGEESIRRGLLTLSDEDEDGLRALPAPAPHEHHDDHDEHHDDLDRRDDRDEHVDRDDRDDLDERDEVAPAGERDWDREPEPETAAELTQYIPPATEHGEDYREEQRGEDYRDDAEADPERDWFGDRAPGDRLVDDLDETDRPGDDRVADDDDRSVDDRAADDRADEDEPEYLADRGDDEYERSDETGTIFTQHTTPIPAELIRSLDEGKSADDYADDVPARTRVDDDAALVDDLDGEPDYDRTGYLDPHEVDGYGDHAARGELTEDRYQDPVVEQERYDDERPVEEPALLQVDATQFVPVVRDEPVEVEPVFEPDTEPERQPAHAALDSGYTDPSTAVTDPPGFQQPIEPTPAYGQATPERNSSVLPKRIPSKPQNRFPFGVQTATATATTPAPAPVVPEPEPALQTTPDRERSLFEPILPADLSEAKQAPPPPPNRLRGARTLQQSPTGMDPFVPPGPFGPGSAMPLPGGRSPSSEYTIKASVTALRYCAPESAKFDRTVAEVWFRSVADAERVGFRPLA, from the coding sequence ATGCCGTTCTTCGGGCAGGTGTGGGTCTACAGCCTCGCCGGTTTCCTGGTCGGCGCGGCGCTGTGCTGGGTCCTGATCGCCCTGCCCGCCCGCAAGCGCGTCACCGAACTGCAGGACCGGCTCACCGCGGTCCGCAAGCGCGAGTCCCGGCTGGCCGCCGAGGACAGCGGGTACACCTCCGCCGCGCTGGTCCCCGGGTTCGGCGACTCCCGCGACGGCCCTGGCTACGTCCAGCCGCAGCGGCCCGCCAAGGAGGGCGAGGAGTCGATCCGCCGCGGTCTGCTGACCCTGTCGGACGAGGACGAGGACGGGCTGCGCGCGCTGCCCGCGCCCGCCCCGCACGAGCACCACGACGACCACGACGAGCACCACGACGATCTCGACCGGCGCGATGACCGCGATGAGCACGTCGACCGGGACGACCGGGACGACCTCGACGAGCGCGACGAGGTCGCCCCGGCGGGCGAGCGGGACTGGGACCGCGAACCGGAGCCCGAGACCGCCGCGGAGCTGACCCAGTACATCCCGCCCGCCACCGAGCACGGCGAGGACTACCGCGAAGAGCAGCGCGGTGAGGACTACCGCGACGACGCCGAGGCCGACCCAGAGCGCGACTGGTTCGGCGACCGCGCCCCCGGTGACCGCCTGGTCGACGACCTCGACGAGACCGACCGCCCTGGCGATGACCGCGTCGCCGATGATGACGACCGCTCTGTCGATGACCGCGCTGCCGACGACCGTGCTGACGAAGACGAGCCCGAGTACCTGGCCGATCGCGGCGACGACGAGTACGAGCGCTCCGACGAGACCGGCACGATCTTCACCCAGCACACCACGCCGATCCCGGCCGAGCTGATCCGCAGTCTCGACGAGGGCAAGTCCGCTGACGACTACGCCGACGACGTGCCCGCGCGCACCCGGGTCGACGACGACGCCGCGCTCGTCGACGACCTCGACGGCGAGCCGGACTACGACCGCACCGGCTACCTCGACCCCCACGAGGTCGACGGCTACGGCGACCACGCCGCCAGGGGCGAGTTGACCGAGGACCGCTACCAGGACCCGGTCGTCGAGCAGGAGCGCTACGACGACGAGCGGCCGGTCGAGGAGCCCGCGCTGCTGCAGGTCGACGCCACCCAGTTCGTGCCGGTGGTGCGCGACGAGCCGGTCGAGGTGGAACCGGTCTTCGAGCCGGATACCGAGCCAGAGCGCCAGCCCGCCCACGCGGCCCTGGACTCCGGGTACACCGACCCCTCGACGGCGGTGACCGACCCACCGGGGTTCCAGCAGCCGATCGAGCCGACCCCGGCCTACGGGCAGGCGACGCCGGAAAGGAACTCGAGCGTGTTGCCCAAGCGGATCCCGTCCAAGCCGCAGAACCGATTCCCCTTCGGCGTGCAGACCGCCACCGCCACTGCCACCACCCCGGCGCCCGCGCCGGTGGTCCCCGAGCCGGAGCCCGCGCTGCAGACCACCCCGGACCGCGAGCGCTCCCTGTTCGAGCCGATCCTGCCCGCGGACCTGTCGGAGGCCAAGCAGGCCCCGCCGCCCCCGCCGAACCGGTTGCGCGGCGCCCGCACGCTGCAGCAGTCGCCGACCGGGATGGACCCGTTCGTGCCCCCCGGCCCGTTCGGCCCCGGCTCGGCCATGCCGCTGCCCGGCGGCCGCTCCCCGTCGAGCGAGTACACGATCAAGGCCAGCGTGACCGCGCTGCGCTACTGCGCCCCGGAGTCGGCGAAGTTCGACCGCACGGTCGCCGAGGTGTGGTTCCGCTCGGTCGCCGACGCCGAACGGGTCGGTTTCCGCCCCCTCGCCTGA
- a CDS encoding NADH-quinone oxidoreductase subunit J: MSALLLAQEAATHVTTGEAISFWVLGPLALAGGLGMIFARNAVHSALFLVLTMLSLGVMYMVQQGPFLGFVQIIVYTGAIMMLFLFVLMLVGRDSSDSVVEVLRGQRMWATVLGVGLAVLIVAAVARALTEVRPLGLAGEQANGGDGNVANIGLKLFTDYVFPFELTSALLIVAAVGAMVLGYVDRHVRGRKTQKELVEARFRGEHDRPSPLPGPGVFATSNSVATPALLPDGSVAEESLSRLIDATASEKLDQERKAVAGALPGPDARALAPGKEES, encoded by the coding sequence GTGAGCGCACTGCTGCTGGCCCAGGAGGCGGCCACGCACGTCACCACCGGTGAGGCGATCTCGTTCTGGGTGCTCGGCCCGCTCGCGCTCGCCGGTGGCCTCGGCATGATCTTCGCCCGCAACGCCGTGCACTCGGCGCTGTTCCTGGTGCTGACCATGCTCAGCCTCGGCGTGATGTACATGGTCCAGCAGGGCCCGTTCCTCGGGTTCGTGCAGATCATCGTCTACACCGGCGCGATCATGATGCTGTTCCTGTTCGTGCTGATGCTCGTCGGCCGCGACTCCTCGGACTCGGTGGTCGAGGTGCTGCGCGGGCAGCGGATGTGGGCCACCGTGCTCGGCGTCGGCCTCGCGGTGCTCATCGTGGCCGCGGTGGCCCGCGCGCTCACCGAGGTCCGGCCGCTGGGCCTGGCCGGTGAGCAGGCCAACGGCGGTGACGGCAACGTCGCCAACATCGGCCTGAAGCTGTTCACCGACTACGTCTTCCCGTTCGAGCTGACCTCGGCGCTGCTGATCGTCGCGGCCGTCGGCGCGATGGTGCTCGGCTACGTCGACCGGCACGTGCGCGGCCGCAAGACGCAGAAGGAACTGGTCGAGGCCCGCTTCCGCGGTGAGCACGACCGCCCGTCGCCGCTGCCCGGCCCCGGCGTGTTCGCCACCTCCAACTCGGTGGCCACCCCGGCGCTGCTGCCCGACGGTTCGGTGGCCGAGGAGTCGCTGTCGCGGCTCATCGACGCCACCGCGTCGGAGAAGCTCGACCAGGAGCGCAAGGCGGTCGCAGGCGCCCTGCCCGGCCCCGACGCCCGCGCGCTCGCCCCAGGCAAGGAGGAGTCGTGA
- a CDS encoding NADH-quinone oxidoreductase subunit M: MITPSSTGNWLLAALLLLPLVGAAVVVALRGNDRVAKLAALAFSLVEFVIGIVAWVQFEPGGARLQQGFSLDWIPSFGVHISFAVDGIALVMIAVIGLLVPLVIGAGWADKVPEGRTKGGFFALILLEQALTVGVFAATDVFLFYVLFEIMLIPMYFLIGSYGGARRQYAAVKFFLYSFLGGLIMLASVIGCYVLAGEELGKSTFDWSELTSVVSKAPLETQIWLFLGFFIAFAVKAPLVPLHTWLPDATAEAPIGVAVLLVGILDKVGTFGFLRYLLPMFPLASKELAPLVLVLAVVGVIYGSMLATGQRDMKRFLAYVSIAHFGFIALGIFAFSSQAMVGSVTYMVNHSIATGMLILVVGMVIARGGSTRVADYGGMAKLTPVLAAMLLIAGLSSMSLPGTNSFISEFLVLIGSFPNAPVYTIIATVGMVLAALYVLWLYQRIMQGPLRGTALVGAAGGPGTMIDPEIGAKRAIADLNGREKLVLAPLVLLIVGLGLYPKPVLDVVTPTVDATMCQAALVDPVQSGERQLQCR; encoded by the coding sequence ATGATCACCCCATCCTCGACCGGGAACTGGCTGCTGGCGGCGTTGCTGCTGCTGCCGCTGGTCGGCGCCGCCGTCGTGGTCGCCCTGCGCGGCAACGACCGGGTCGCCAAGCTGGCGGCGCTGGCGTTCTCCCTCGTCGAGTTCGTCATCGGGATCGTGGCCTGGGTCCAGTTCGAGCCGGGCGGCGCCCGGCTCCAGCAGGGCTTCTCGCTGGACTGGATCCCGTCCTTCGGCGTGCACATCTCCTTCGCCGTCGACGGCATCGCGCTGGTGATGATCGCGGTCATCGGCCTGCTGGTGCCGCTGGTGATCGGCGCCGGCTGGGCGGACAAGGTGCCGGAGGGTCGCACCAAGGGCGGCTTCTTCGCGCTGATCCTGCTGGAGCAGGCGCTGACCGTCGGGGTGTTCGCCGCGACCGACGTGTTCCTGTTCTACGTGCTGTTCGAGATCATGCTGATCCCGATGTACTTCCTGATCGGCTCCTACGGCGGGGCGCGCAGGCAGTACGCGGCGGTCAAGTTCTTCCTGTACTCCTTCCTCGGCGGCCTGATCATGCTGGCCTCGGTCATCGGCTGCTACGTGCTGGCTGGCGAGGAACTGGGCAAGAGCACCTTCGACTGGTCCGAGCTGACCTCGGTGGTGAGCAAGGCGCCGCTGGAGACGCAGATCTGGCTGTTCCTCGGCTTCTTCATCGCCTTCGCGGTGAAGGCGCCGCTGGTGCCGCTGCACACCTGGCTGCCCGACGCCACCGCCGAGGCGCCGATCGGTGTCGCGGTGCTGCTGGTCGGCATCCTCGACAAGGTCGGCACCTTCGGCTTCCTGCGCTACCTGCTGCCGATGTTCCCGTTGGCCAGCAAGGAACTCGCGCCGCTGGTGCTGGTGCTGGCCGTGGTCGGGGTGATCTACGGGTCGATGCTGGCCACCGGCCAGCGGGACATGAAGCGGTTCCTGGCCTACGTGTCGATCGCCCACTTCGGCTTCATCGCGCTGGGCATCTTCGCGTTCAGCTCGCAGGCGATGGTCGGCTCGGTGACCTACATGGTCAACCACAGCATCGCCACCGGCATGCTGATCCTGGTCGTCGGCATGGTGATCGCCAGGGGCGGCTCCACCAGGGTCGCCGACTACGGCGGCATGGCCAAGCTGACCCCGGTGCTGGCGGCCATGCTGCTCATCGCCGGGCTCAGCTCGATGTCGTTGCCGGGCACGAACTCCTTCATCAGCGAGTTCCTGGTGCTCATCGGGTCGTTCCCCAACGCCCCGGTCTACACGATCATCGCCACCGTCGGCATGGTGCTCGCCGCGCTCTACGTGCTCTGGCTCTACCAGCGGATCATGCAGGGCCCGCTGCGCGGCACCGCGCTGGTCGGCGCCGCTGGCGGGCCGGGCACCATGATCGACCCCGAGATCGGCGCCAAGCGGGCCATCGCCGACCTCAACGGGCGGGAGAAGCTGGTGCTGGCACCGCTGGTCCTGCTGATCGTCGGCCTCGGGCTCTACCCGAAGCCCGTGCTCGACGTCGTGACCCCGACCGTGGACGCCACGATGTGCCAGGCGGCCCTGGTCGACCCGGTCCAGTCCGGAGAGAGGCAGTTGCAGTGTCGGTGA
- a CDS encoding polyprenyl synthetase family protein yields the protein MTTTENSGIPAFLGLDDADPVLVSAVTDGLAKVESLLREVVHSDFEFVDEAALHLVKAGGKRFRPLFTLLSAQFNDGGTDKVIAAAAAVELVHLATLYHDDVMDEATMRRGDASANARWNNSVAILTGDFLFAHASMLVADLGADATRVIAETMRELVTGQMRETVGPGDADPIKHYLSVITQKTGSLIATAGRFGGMFSGATQAEVHALCRFGDIIGAAFQISDDVIDIASPATESGKTPGTDLREGVRTLPMLYALADGTEPRLAQLLAGPITDDAEVDEALELLRRSSGLDRALRTLESYADRAHAELAALPGCAARDALELLTRYVVARTR from the coding sequence GTGACCACCACCGAGAACTCCGGCATCCCCGCGTTCCTGGGGCTCGACGACGCCGACCCGGTGCTGGTGAGTGCCGTCACCGACGGGCTGGCCAAGGTCGAGTCGCTGCTGCGCGAGGTGGTGCACAGCGACTTCGAGTTCGTCGACGAGGCGGCGCTGCACCTGGTGAAGGCGGGCGGCAAGCGGTTCCGGCCGCTGTTCACGCTGCTGTCGGCCCAGTTCAACGACGGCGGCACCGACAAGGTGATCGCCGCGGCCGCCGCGGTGGAGCTGGTGCACCTGGCCACGCTCTACCACGACGACGTGATGGACGAGGCCACCATGCGCCGCGGCGACGCCAGCGCCAACGCCAGGTGGAACAACTCGGTGGCCATCCTGACCGGCGACTTCCTGTTCGCGCACGCCTCGATGCTGGTCGCCGACCTCGGCGCCGACGCGACCAGGGTGATCGCGGAGACCATGCGCGAGCTGGTCACCGGGCAGATGCGCGAGACCGTCGGCCCCGGCGACGCCGACCCGATCAAGCACTACCTGTCGGTGATCACGCAGAAGACCGGCTCGCTGATCGCCACCGCGGGCCGCTTCGGCGGCATGTTCTCCGGCGCGACGCAGGCCGAGGTGCACGCGCTGTGCCGCTTCGGCGACATCATCGGCGCCGCCTTCCAGATCTCCGACGACGTCATCGACATCGCCTCGCCCGCCACCGAGTCCGGCAAGACGCCGGGGACCGACCTGCGCGAGGGCGTGCGCACGCTGCCGATGCTCTACGCGCTCGCCGACGGCACCGAGCCGAGGCTGGCGCAGCTGCTGGCCGGGCCGATCACCGACGACGCGGAGGTCGACGAGGCGCTGGAGCTGCTTCGCCGGTCGAGTGGTCTGGACCGCGCGCTGCGGACCCTGGAGTCCTACGCCGACCGCGCGCACGCCGAGCTCGCTGCTCTGCCCGGGTGCGCCGCCCGCGACGCACTGGAGCTACTGACACGTTATGTAGTCGCCCGAACCCGATGA